The genomic segment CTTCTCAGCAGACGAGAATTGGAGTACTGCTTTTCTCGCGAACCCCGTTTTGCGCTTGCTAAAGATTGGGCTGTTCATCGCCGTTTCGTATTTCTTTGTTCGATACGTTATGCTGCGAGGCCAATCGCCGGCGGTCGAAGTCGTCGATCGCGAGGGCGAGAGGAGAGCGCAGAACAAGATCTTGCGGCGCCGAGCGACTTCTCTCATGTCGCTCGGACTTTGGCAAGCCTTCGCTCTGGTTACCCTATTCTCTTTGTTCGAGGGTACGACGATGAGCAAAAGAGCTGGTCTCGCTGAGGAGCCGCAGGCCTTCTTGGCGCAGGAACTCAACCAACTGATCCCAGCCCGAATTCTCGTTGAACTAGGTCATCCGACGCTTCTCGAGTTCGTAATTCTGCCCTGGGCCATACTGACATGGACCGTTCAGTTGTTCTTCTTCAGTGCTATTTTTGAACGTATTATGAGCAAAAACTGAAAATATAGAGGACCGAGGTCGGTTTGGCGGTGTAGAGACCGGATAAGAAATGCAAGACCCCTTCTATCTCCTTCACAGCTATGCTGTCCTTGAAGTACTGTTTTGTGACGCTATCAGATGGTCGGCGTCGTCTAGGATAAGCGTTCGCTCCAATTGCATAGTCGGAACGCGGCATTGGCAGCCAAAGCTGATTGGGTCAGGCGTGTGATTCCCGCTCGAATGGAAGTTGATGAGCGTCTTGGAGCTCCTGAGTGAAACGGCCTACTTCTTGCTTCCAGATACTCTCACCCCAGCCCATCGCGCTGCACACGGGCTGCTTGAGCTGCGGCAGAAGGCCGAGTCCTCCGTCTCGAAGCAGAACTCCTAGACGGAACCTGCGCAGCAGGAGGTCCGAGAGATGGACAATGCCCTCATGACTTGCTGACCAGATGAGCTCGCCCCACAGGTAGGGAGTGCCGCTCACCAAGCGAAGCGCAGAGGGATCATTGTTCCGGATGGCACTCGGGACGAGGCCATACCTTGCAATCAGCCGGTGTTGGATGACTTGCTCGAGTTTCCCGATCGAGTAATCCTCGGCGGTGGCCCTCAGGACTTGAGTGTCCTTCCTTGGTCTTGGAAGCGAAGAATCAAGAGCGTGCGCGGCGCGCAGGGCCTCTATAGCGGCTACCCGAAAAGTCGTCAGCTTGCCACCCAGAATCGTGAGTAGTCCTTGCTCGGCGAGGACCAGATGCTCCCGGCTCTCCGCAGAGGGGTCGGTCTTTCCGGTATCCACTACTGGGCGAACGCCCGCCTGGGAACTGATTATTGCCGCTCGCGGCAACTCGTAGGAGGGGAACATCGATCGTACTGCCTTCAGAAGGTAGTCTGCCTCTCCGTCGGAGATGGAGGGCTCTTGATGGAGCGGGGACCTGTGGTCTACATCTGTGGTGCCGACGAGAGCGACTCCTTCCCAAGGATAGGCGAACACTGGTCGACCGTCCTCTGGATGGGTAAAGGCGATTGCCTCAACCAATGGCAAGCTAGCCAGGTCAAGAAAAAGGTGGCTGCCTCGAAGAGGACGAAGCAGTGGTGGGGCCTCGACGTGACCGCGTGTCCTGTCAGCCCAGGCACCAGTCGCGTTGATCACTACTCGGGCAGGCACCTCCGCCTCCCGACCTGACTCTCTATCTCTTACCACCGCACCGCGAGAAGTGCCGCCGTACTTAAGGATATTAGTAGCCTTTACATAGTTCAGGGCAACGGCGTCGCCGCGTGCAGTCGCGACGCCATTACTGATTACGCGGAGAACCAGACGAGCGTCGTCAGTCTGAGCGTCTTGATAGCGGAAGGCTCTCAATAGACCCCTGGTGTCTGGTGAAAGCCTAAGATCACGGACATCGCTTGAGCGGAGGCTCTGGTACCCGCCTGCTCCGGAGAAGAGACTGGTATAGATGGCAAGGCCCGCATTGACCATCCACGGTCTTATGTTATCTCTCTCGTAAAGGGTGTAAAGAAAACTCAATGGATTCACGAGGCCCGCGGCGTTCGCTAGCATTCTCTGGCGTTCAGAGATGCTTTGACGTACGAGATTGAACTTTCCTTGCTTGAGGTATCGCAATCCTCCGTGAACGAGTTTCGACGATCGCGACGAAGTTCCCGAGGCGAAGTCACCCTGTTCGAGTAGGAGAATGCGCATACCCATGTCAGCGCCAGCAGCAAAAATGCCAGCGCCGGTAATTCCTCCTCCGATGACCACAATGTCCCATGGATCGGTAACGCGAGCCCAAGCCTCCTCTCGCCATCCCGGCGGCCACTGAATGAGATCAGACATCGTTTCCTCGCGATCACTCAACCGACGCCTGCAGTAAGGGCCCAAGTGATTCCCGCCGCGGCCAATCCAATAGCGACGCCTACAGCCACCTCTGCCGTTGTGTGTCCGACAAGGTCCTTAAGCCGAGGGTCTCGCGCGGCCTCGGTCGCTAGAGCCGGGAAGTGAGATTGAAAAATGAGGTAGATGTGGTGGAGCTTGGTCCGGTCGTAGATGACGATCGCGGTAAACACGAAGGCGAGGCCGAAGAGGGAAGACCCAATGCCCTCCGTCAGAGCAATCATTACGAGCGTCGATGTGGTGAAGGCAGAATGAGAGCTGGGCATGCCTCCAGCCCAAACCAGGCGCCATACGACGCGCCCAGATTCGCCACGCCCAATTCGTAGAAAGGCGATGACTACCTTGAGTAGTTGCGAGAGGGCCCAAGCTGCGACTGCGGTATAGACGATAGGCGTCACTGTATCACCTCCTTGCGCTGGTTCCTATAACCTAATGAGTCAGAAAAGGGATCTGTTGTTCCGGTCTTCCGGCGTCTGCAGTGTTCATTTAAGTACTCGGTGATGCCACCTGAGTGACAGTGGTTCTATCCCAGAATCTACCCTTGCCTGCCTTTCAAACAAGAAGGCAATCGGTACTGACTTGGGTCTGTTCTGGAGCGTCATCTCGACTGATGCCGAATTTTTTGCAACGAAAGAAATATAGCCTCCCTCCTCCGCTTCGCGGCGGTCATGGTAGGCCACAATGACTGACTGTGGTTCGAGTCTCACCTGCATTGCGTTCAACCGCGTTGCCGGCAAAGATCCAGCCTCACCGCGCAACCAAGCGACGACCGTGGTCCATGTGTCTCCCAGATCAACCCGCTTGTCTCGATTGATGATGAACGTAATCCTTTCGAGACTACCTTCTCGCGTAACGGTCCAGTCATCGAATCCAACGTCGAACGGCTTCTCGCCGAGAGGATGCGGGGTAATATCCCGAATCTTGCTACCGGAAATCATCACGCTACGGTATGCCGGATAGCCCACAGAAGGATTGCTGCGTTTGACGTGACCAAGAGCAGAAGTCTGGACCAACAACACTCGCTTCTTCAAGGTGTCCTCGAGATCAACACCGCCCTCCGAGTACCTGCCGGCATAAAGCTGGCCATCACTTTTATCGAGCGCCATCTCGAGCTGTCGGTGATTATGTCCCGCCAATGCTACCACGTCGCGCTGCTCGCTTCGTAGGGACTCGAGAATAGGCAGCTGGTTGTGAAACATCGCTCCTGCGTCGAGACCTCTACGATGCAACATCCATTCAAACCGCATTTGCGTTTCCTTACTGCCGGCGTTACTGCTGAATGTGGAATCGATGCGCAGGTTTAGGGGAACCTCACCGGCGTCAACTCTCGGCATACTAGACGGGCTAAGCACAGGGGCATGGCTAACGATAACTGCGGGCTGGTCGTCGGGGGCTTCGTCTAGCTGCGTTTCAAGGAATGTGATTTGTTCAGAGGTAGCGCCGGTGGTACGAGGACCTCCGGAGCTGCTTAGAAGGGAAGAGAAAAAGCGTCGCCACCTACCTCCGAGCATATTAGATCGTTCGCAGTAGAAATCCGGACCGCTGTCCAGCACGATCAGGCGCGCGGCGCCAAGGTCCAGCCCATAGGCTGCGAACGGATTGAACTTCTCGTAGTAGAAGTCGAGCGAATGTTGGTTGCCGGTGTTGATGCGTAGTGCGTTGAGATCAGAGAATCGGTATTTAAAGTCCATCCATTGCTCAGTCCTCTTCAAGTACTCGGCGGTTTGCTCGTCGGCAAGGCCAGAGTGTCGAAGTCCATATATCTGTATCTTATAGGGATGGAGCCGGTACTCATGATTACCCAAGGCGGTATACATCGGTACGAGGAGCCGTTCGCTTAAGCTACTCTGGCCGAGCAGCAGCTCCTCAAAGTGACTCCATTCGCTCTGTTGGAAGCCACCTCCCGATCTCCCGCGGTCATCGCTGAACTTGTAATCGATGAGGTCGCCAGAAAGTACAATAAGATCCAGATCGCCGCGATTCCACAGTGCATTGGCGATAGAGATGAAGCGAGCGAAATTCCTGTTCGCATCGACGAACGAATCGGCGAAAGTGTCGTGTGTCCAGGCATCTGCTGGATCGAAGCCGCCTAACTCAGCCGAGTGGCGAGCCGGCCGCGTTTGGCGTGGCGGGAAGACTCGGAGGACATCGTCGTGTATCTCCTGCCACCTGCGCGCAACATGGATGTCGGTAGCTGTGAGAAGTTTAAGGTCCTGGTTAGTGTTCGCTGAGAAATAGACAGAGTTCGGCTTAGTAAGAGATCGATCTCCAACTTCAAGCTCGAGGTCATACAAAAGCGTCCGTCGGCCTTCGAAATGCGGAGATTGCAGAACCTGGAAGCGCAATAACATGACGACAGGGTATCTGCGAGATAACCATTCTGGCCAACGGCCTGGTGCCTTCACCTTGCCAATGGGCTCAAGACTCATTTCGGTAAGTTCTAGCGCAATGCTGGCGCCAGATGTCCCCGTGGGGAACAAACGTGCGGATATGTTGTCGTCCGCCCCGGCGGCGCCGGGACCAGCGATAACGACGACCTCGCCGATCTTGCTAACCGACTGGGGGCAACCTATGGCGGGCCATAGGATATTGGCGTCAGTATCGGCCATTACCGCATCCAGACCGGGGTCTCGATGTAGGACGACATCGTCTAGGGATAGCAGCATCAAGATGATAGCGAGTATTGGTAAGAGGCAAATCAGCCCGGCAGACGATATTCTTCTCATCCAACAAAACACCGCTGCTCGGCTCACCTTCCACCGTCGCTGACTGTCGGGCATATCGCATCGTCCTTCTCTCAAAGTTACTCCGGTGAGTAATTCTTGAACCACTTTGTGAATGCGCGGGCGTATATCAAGAAGAACTCCTCGACATCTCTTGCGTCGGCGGCGCGCTTGGTAAACTCGCCGAATGCCTCTCGGATGCCCTGGCTAGCAAAAGCGCCCTGGTAGATGTTGTGCCCATAGACGCTCTTACTGAAAAGTTTTTCCTTTCCTTCTGCTGAAGTTGCTACCTCTTCTAGGAATTGAAATGCCTCTAGGTCAAGGTCGTACCGGTCGAGGAATGCCAAGACCTCGGGCCGGTGGTATTCTTTGATAGTCTTTAGGGATGCCGCAAGGGCAAAGCGGTAGGCGGGAAGTCGTTCCGGGTCGGCAAGAGTCTCGATATAGATATGAATGATAGCCGCAACCGTATTCAAGACCTCTTTCAAGAAACCTAGAATTGCGGCGATCTCAAGCGACTGTATCAGGAAGCTGATTACGAAATCACGGTTCGCGTCTATGTCGTCGCCAAAGTTTAACAGATCATCGGTCCTGTTCGCGTCTAAAAGTGTCAGAATATCATGAAATATATCGTGCTGTTCTTTCTGTGCCTTCAAAAGCTCGTAGTGGAAAACCACCGAGTTTATGTAGAAGCGGTGGAGTTTGCCCTCTCTGAGCGCGATCCAGGACGGCATGTAGGGGTTGGACTCGGAGCGGATTTGCTCCGCGCGTTTGCTGTTGTAAGCTACTACAGCGCGCGCCTCGGGTATGGCCAGTGTGGGTTCTGGGTGAACGAAAATCTGGCGCGGGTCCTTGAGGTAGGATTGACCCAGCTCTTCCAGAAGGTCTTCGAGGGCTTCGTCGGGCGGTCCGGGGCGCCGCAGCAGTATTGCAATGGCGTCGCCTATCATATACCGATCCATCTCCGAACCCTCCTGCGTTACCCGTTTCATGTAGCTAATAGCTTGTGACTTGCTGGCGCAGTTCAAATAGTGAATCGGTAGCAATGAGAGGATACACCAATTGACGAGGCCATTCTCCGAGTGAGCGGCGTTTCTGAAACTGTCGTAATCTTGGTGAAAAAGATTCTGTCGTTCTACAAAAAAGAGATCCCCTGTGCGGCGAATCGTCTCTGGATCGCTCCGGAGCTGAAATAGCATCTCAAAGTAGTTGCATGGAAGGGGGCCTTTTTCCTTGTATATTTTCGTTACTCGACGTGCTACAAAGCGAGCTACTGGCTCTTCGAGGAGTGATAGTAATGGGTGACGCAGGAGGCGTTGAACGATTGCGAGGCCGCGTGTGGTTACAGCTCCACGGATTGCGCTGTCTTCGTAGAAATTGCCGAGGCCGAAAAGTATCACATCCAGGAAAAGCGTAATCAGCCCTTTGGTCTCCTGCCGTCGAGCTTCGCTGGCAATGATGATTAGGCCGCTGAAGACATTCAACTTTGCGAGGATGATCTCGCCACATCGATTCACGAGGGGAGTGATGAGGTCGACGTCCCGCCTTCGTAGGCTTATCAGGTATTGGCCGATTTCATCGTGTGCCTCTTCGGACTTGCACCGACTGAGGAGGACGAGCAGCTCCACAATCTCGTTAACGTGCTCTCCTGCGATGTGAGTGTCTACGAGCAGCGCATGCACTCCGGCGCGACATAGGTTGGCGTTAAATGCGCTTTCGTTGACTGCGATCTGAAGTGCGGTCGAGAAGTTCTGAAAATCTGCCTCGGCAAACTCCGCAAGTAGCTCGCGAAGTACATGGTATGCAGCAAACTCCGGCTTGTTAGCAATTTGATAAACGGCCTTCCTTTCTCCTTGGTTCCACAGGTTTACCAAAGTGCTTTTGAGAGGCTCGAGAAAAATCCCGTTGCGGTTTGTCTTGTTGAAGAGGTCGTCGATTAGTTCTGGAATGTAGGAGCTTTGCATTCTCTGAACGAAGCAAAAGTGCCCCATCAGATACTCGAAATATCTATCGAATACCAAGCGAACGCGGTTGTATTGAGAGTGTTCGCTTTGCGAGAGTATATTCTCGCTAAGTAGCCGAGAGTAGG from the bacterium genome contains:
- a CDS encoding glycerol-3-phosphate dehydrogenase/oxidase, producing the protein MSDLIQWPPGWREEAWARVTDPWDIVVIGGGITGAGIFAAGADMGMRILLLEQGDFASGTSSRSSKLVHGGLRYLKQGKFNLVRQSISERQRMLANAAGLVNPLSFLYTLYERDNIRPWMVNAGLAIYTSLFSGAGGYQSLRSSDVRDLRLSPDTRGLLRAFRYQDAQTDDARLVLRVISNGVATARGDAVALNYVKATNILKYGGTSRGAVVRDRESGREAEVPARVVINATGAWADRTRGHVEAPPLLRPLRGSHLFLDLASLPLVEAIAFTHPEDGRPVFAYPWEGVALVGTTDVDHRSPLHQEPSISDGEADYLLKAVRSMFPSYELPRAAIISSQAGVRPVVDTGKTDPSAESREHLVLAEQGLLTILGGKLTTFRVAAIEALRAAHALDSSLPRPRKDTQVLRATAEDYSIGKLEQVIQHRLIARYGLVPSAIRNNDPSALRLVSGTPYLWGELIWSASHEGIVHLSDLLLRRFRLGVLLRDGGLGLLPQLKQPVCSAMGWGESIWKQEVGRFTQELQDAHQLPFERESHA
- a CDS encoding divergent PAP2 family protein, with the translated sequence MTPIVYTAVAAWALSQLLKVVIAFLRIGRGESGRVVWRLVWAGGMPSSHSAFTTSTLVMIALTEGIGSSLFGLAFVFTAIVIYDRTKLHHIYLIFQSHFPALATEAARDPRLKDLVGHTTAEVAVGVAIGLAAAGITWALTAGVG